In Citrus sinensis cultivar Valencia sweet orange chromosome 4, DVS_A1.0, whole genome shotgun sequence, one DNA window encodes the following:
- the LOC102625081 gene encoding uncharacterized protein LOC102625081 isoform X1 produces the protein MSVLVKILRCIFCCYDEDYHDTERDYRARLLGTYNHNSSVGNSSYHNSSVRNSSFTNHDLLRQHDSNKIYYYEYYPNVSISEPTTKQPNAMSQQTEYGNKSSLKGNNEVSQSLKSSRPSPPSSSCYTCSSSPNKSQSLTQLSSFPNPASASSKPFLSPKGPAPSSSSNSSSSFPKPAIPSSKASSSLSSPASSALSQSLSSLKPHSFNSDQHQLTAKPPESLSPFKSSQSSSGSTSTKNDTAPKVLNKPLLQKAPPSSQPTLAPLPPDSTNQQEKDSCLLVEKGSSNYKIPKDIEDLSKKDVVPNVLKKPLSPSTYKDYFAALPYAEDFYHVEGSSSVYMPPKNSENLMKKEAAPEVLKKPSSPLSRKTPSSLKPALSPLPNDCTNQQTKGNRVWVQKGTSPVYLTHKNNENLMKKEAMPEVLTKPSYRSSHKSPSSSNPTPSPLPSDSTNQQTKGNDTWVQKGTLPVYMTPKNNENFMKKEVVHEVLKKPSSPLFHKASSSSKPTLSPLPTDSTNQQKKASFIWVQKGATNYKIPKDIEDLIKKDIVPKVLKKPLLPSTYKDYFAALLYAEDFYEEKWSGFQLFNVTLELHKAAIYDKSLKNKNLEESDETDDKLFVAFEIDSVPERRPFLLSRDFVYAQRSGGKSKKFQGFLYRVVKWTTVLVEFEEDFHSQHQPNHKYDVSFSFNRVCLKRAHEAVADASDSLFRNYLFPDCASRKSIPYPSLCPYSNYKLDSDSNSAVHQILSFEGQSPYLLEGPLCNNFVLSKTGNVVREAVLQIRRRSPKSRILICAPWNRTCDKLMECLMKDIPASEMFRANAAFREADGVSDEIFQVSLVERECFSCPPLEELRQYKVISSTFVSSFRLHNQGITAGHFSHIFLIDASSATEPETMIVLGNLANENTRVIVTGAPHNSPSRVRSDIARKNGLKMSYFERLCLTEAYRSCNSMFFSQLFTEEVG, from the exons ATGTCTGTGCTcgttaaaattttgagatgcATTTTTTGCTGTTACGATGAAGATTATCATGATACTGAAAGGGACTATCGGGCGAGATTACTTGGAACATATAATCACAACTCTTCTGTCGGGAATTCTAGTTATCACAACTCTTCTGTCAGGAATTCTAGCTTTACTAATCACGATCTTCTGCGTCAACATGATTCAAACAAAATCTATTACTATGAATATTATCCGAATGTGTCAATTAGTGAGCCAACTACAAAGCAGCCTAATGCTATGTCACAGCAAACAGAATATGGTAACAAATCGTCACTGAAAGGGAATAATGAAGTGTCTCAGAGTTTAAAGAGCTCAAGACCATCACCACCTTCATCCTCCTGTTACACATGTTCATCATCACCTAATAAATCACAGTCCTTAACACAATTGTCATCATTCCCTAACCCTGCATCTGCTTCATCTAAGCCATTTCTATCACCAAAAGGACCCGCTCCATCATCTTCCAGcaattcatcttcatcattccCTAAACCTGCAATTCCTTCTTCAAAAGCATCTTCATCATTGTCTAGCCCTGCATCGTCTGCTCTTAGTCAGTCTTTATCATCACTCAAACCACATTCATTTAATTCTGATCAACATCAATTAACTGCTAAGCCACCTGAATCTCTTTCTCCCTTTAAATCATCTCAATCTTCATCTGGTTCTACTTCGACAAAGAATGACACTGCACCTAAAGTTTTGAATAAGCCATTGTTGCAGAAGGCTCCTCCATCTTCTCAGCCTACCCTTGCTCCCCTCCCCCCTGATTCAACAAATCAGCAGGAAAAGGATAGCTGTTTATTGGTCGAGAAGGGCTCATCCAATTACAAGATTCCTAAGGATATTGAAGATTTGAGTAAGAAAGACGTTGTGCCTAACGTTTTGAAGAAGCCGTTGTCTCCATCTACCTACAAAGATTACTTTGCTGCACTGCCATATGCCGAGGATTTCTACCATGTG GAGGGCTCATCATCTGTTTACATGCCTCCCAAGAATAGTGAAAATTTGATGAAGAAAGAAGCTGCCCCTGAAGTTTTGAAGAAGCCATCTTCTCCATTGTCCCGGAAGACCCCTTCATCTTTGAAGCCTGCTCTTTCTCCACTGCCTAATGATTGTACTAATCAACAAACAAAAGGAAACCGTGTATGGGTTCAGAAGGGCACATCGCCTGTTTACTTGACTCAtaagaataatgaaaatttgatgaagAAAGAAGCTATGCCTGAAGTTTTGACGAAGCCATCTTATCGATCATCCCATAAGTCCCCTTCATCTTCTAATCCTACTCCTTCTCCCCTCCCCAGTGATTCAACAAATCAACAAACAAAAGGAAATGACACATGGGTTCAGAAGGGCACATTACCTGTTTACATGACTCCcaagaataatgaaaatttcatgaaGAAAGAAGTTGTGCATGAAGTTCTGAAGAAGCCATCTTCTCCATTGTTCCATAAGGCTTCCTCATCTTCTAAGCCCACGCTTTCTCCACTCCCCACTGATTCAACAAATCAGCAGAAAAAGGCTAGCTTTATATGGGTTCAGAAAGGCGCAACTAATTACAAGATTCCCAAGGATATTGAAGATTTGATCAAGAAAGACATTGTGCCAAAAGTTTTGAAGAAGCCATTGCTTCCATCTACCTACAAGGATTACTTTGCTGCGTTGCTATATGCTGAGGATTTCTACGAAGAG AAGTGGAGCGGTTTTCAGTTATTCAATGTCACATTGGAGTTGCATAAAGCTGCAATATATGATAAGTCACTCAAGAACAAGAATCTGGAGGAGAGTGATGAGACGGATGATAAACTCTTTGTAGCCTTTGAAATTGATTCTGTTCCTGAGAGGCGACCCTTTCTTTTATCTAGAGATTTTGTTTATGCACAACGTTCAGGTGGCAAATCCAAGAAGTTTCAA GGTTTCCTTTATCGAGTGGTTAAGTGGACTACTGTTTTAGTTGAATTTGAAGAAGATTTTCATTCTCAGCATCAACCCAACCACAAATATGATGTTAGCTTCTCATTCAACAGAGTCTGTTTGAAACGGGCTCACGAAGCAGTTGCAGATGCATCAGATTCTTTATTCAGGAACTACCTTTTTCCTGATTGTGCCTCCAGAAAGAGCATCCCTTACCCATCACTTTGTCCTTATAGCAATTATAAACTTGATTCGGATAGCAATTCTGCAGTGCATCAGATATTAAGCTTTGAGGGCCAGTCACCTTATCTTCTAGAGGGTCCACTCTGTAATAATTTTGTACTTTCAAAAACTGGAAATGTTGTTCGAGAAGCAGTGCTCCAAATTCGTCGGCGCTCGCCTAAGAGTCGAATTCTTATATGTGCTCCTTGGAACAGAACTTGTGATAAGCTAATGGAATGTTTGATGAAGGATATTCCGGCATCAGAAATGTTTCGAGCCAATGCTGCATTCAGAGAAGCGGATGGGGTATCAGATGAAATCTTTCAGGTATCACTTGTTGAACGGGAGTGTTTTTCTTGTCCTCCACTTGAGGAACTGAGGCAATATAAGGTGATATCTTCAACTTTTGTGAGTAGCTTTCGCCTTCATAATCAAGGAATAACTGCTGGGCATTTTAGTCACATTTTTCTCATAGACGCGTCGTCTGCCACCGAGCCAGAGACAATGATAGTTCTTGGTAATTTGGCTAACGAGAACACAAGAGTAATAGTCACTGGTGCTCCCCATAACAGTCCAAGTAGGGTTCGATCGGATATTGCTAGGAAGAATGGATTAAAGATGTCGTATTTTGAAAGACTTTGTCTGACCGAGGCATATAGGAGTTGCAACTCAATGTTCTTCTCTCAACTTTTCACAGAAGAAGTCGGATAG
- the LOC102625371 gene encoding probable RNA helicase SDE3 — protein sequence MSVFAEILRCILCCSDEDFHETETDYWETISLLRTSNHNSSVGNYSHHNSSLRNSSETQRDYWETLSFDSEQHQLRAKPPASPPPRKSSQSLSGSTLTTKDAAPKVLKKPLSQKAPSSSQPTLSPFPSDSTNQQKNDSYFLVEKGASNYKIPKDVEDLVKKDIVPDVLKKPLSPSTYKDYFAALLYAEDFYIEKWSGFQLFNVTLEVHKAAIYDKSLKNKNLKESDEKNDKLFVAFEIDSVPERRPFLLSRDFVHARRSGSNAKEFQGILYRVVKSNVVLVEFEEDFYSLHHPKYRYDISFSFNRVCLKRAHQAIAAASRSLFENYLFPDFTSRKNISSSEICLYGNRNLDSDGNSAVRRILSLHGRPPYLVEGPLCATSDNLSKTGLVVREAVLEIYKRSSKCRILVCAPINRTGDVLMRSLKKKIPKSDMFRANAAFREVDGVPVDILPLCLYEGGECFQLPSLQELMQFRVIFSTFTSSFRLHNEGIPAGHFSHIFLLDASSATEPETMIALTNLANEHTTVILTGTPNNRTSWVRSDIARKNGLRVSYFERLHATKTYSNFNPMFITML from the exons ATGTCTGTATTCGCTGAAATTTTGAGATGCATTCTTTGTTGTTCGGATGAAGATTTTCATGAAACTGAAACGGACTACTGGGAGACAATCTCTCTACTTAGAACATCGAATCACAACTCTTCTGTCGGGAATTATAGTCATCACAACTCTTCTCTCAGGAATTCTAGTGAAACTCAAAGGGACTACTGGGAGACACTATCATTTGATTCTGAACAACATCAATTACGTGCTAAgccaccggcatctccaccaCCCCGTAAATCCTCGCAATCTTTATCTGGTTCTACTTTGACGACGAAAGACGCAGCGCCTAAAGTTTTGAAGAAGCCATTGTCTCAGAAGGCTCCTTCATCTTCTCAGCCTACCCTTTCACCATTCCCTTCTGATTCAACAAATCAGCAGAAAAATGATAGCTATTTTTTGGTTGAGAAGGGCGCATCCAATTACAAGATTCCTAAGGATGTTGAAGATTTGGTTAAGAAAGACATTGTGCCTGATGTTTTGAAGAAGCCATTGTCTCCGTCGACTTACAAAGACTACTTTGCTGCTCTGCTGTACGCTGAGGATTTCTACATTGAG AAGTGGAGCGGTTTTCAGTTATTCAATGTCACATTGGAGGTGCATAAAGCTGCAATATATGATAAATCACTCAAGAACAAGAATCTGAAGGAAAGTGATGAGAAGAATGATAAACTCTTTGTAGCCTTTGAAATTGATTCTGTTCCTGAGAGACGACCATTTCTATTATCTAGAGATTTTGTCCACGCACGACGTTCGGGCAGCAACGCCAAGGAGTTTCAA GGTATTCTTTACCGGGTGGTGAAGAGCAACGTAGTGTTGGTTGAGTTTGAAGAAGATTTTTATTCACTGCATCATCCAAAGTACAGATACGATATTAGCTTCTCATTCAACCGAGTCTGTTTGAAACGAGCTCACCAAGCAATTGCAGCTGCATCACGTTCTTTATTTGAGAACTACCTGTTTCCTGATTTTACCTCTAGAAAGAACATCAGTTCCTCAGAAATTTGTCTTTATGGTAATCGTAACCTTGACTCAGATGGCAACTCTGCAGTTCGTCGGATCCTAAGCTTACATGGGAGGCCACCTTATCTTGTAGAGGGTCCACTCTGTGCAACTAGTGACAATCTATCCAAAACTGGATTGGTTGTTCGAGAAGCAGTACTTGAAATTTATAAGAGGTCATCTAAGTGTCGAATTCTAGTCTGTGCTCCTATAAATAGAACAGGTGATGTATTAATGAGaagtttgaagaagaagattccAAAGTCTGATATGTTTCGAGCCAACGCTGCATTCAGAGAGGTAGATGGGGTACCAGTTGACATCCTCCCCTTGTGCCTTTATGAAGGGGGGGAGTGTTTTCAATTGCCTTCACTTCAGGAATTGATGCAATTCAGGGTAATATTCTCAACTTTTACAAGCAGCTTTCGCCTTCACAACGAGGGCATACCTGCTGGGCATTTTAGTcacatttttcttcttgatgCCTCATCTGCTACTGAGCCAGAGACAATGATAGCTCTCACAAATTTGGCTAATGAGCACACGACCGTGATACTCACCGGTACTCCTAATAACCGTACGAGTTGGGTCCGCTCTGATATTGCTAGGAAGAATGGATTAAGGGTGTCATATTTTGAAAGACTTCATGCCACCAAGACCTATAGCAATTTCAATCCAATGTTCATTACTATGCTGTAA
- the LOC102623757 gene encoding dihydroorotate dehydrogenase (quinone), mitochondrial, with the protein MAAWKILRDFSYRRVISSTLGRSRHCFSSSSSSSSAAYATPKIPHFSKRGRLLTGATTLGLVIATGAYVSTVDEATFCGWLFSATKLVNPFFALLDAEVAHTLAVSAAARGWVPREKRPDPAILGLEVWGRKFSNPLGLAAGFDKNAEAVEGLLGLGFGFVEVGSVTPVPQEGNPKPRIFRLRQEGAIINRCGFNSEGIVAVAKRLGAQHGKRKLDETSRTSSSPNDEVKAGGKAGPGILGVNIGKNKTSEDAAADYVQGVHTLSQYADYLVINVSSPNTPGLRMLQGRKQLKDLVKKVQAARDEMQWGEEGPPPLLVKIAPDLSKEDLEDIAAVAVALRLDGLIISNTTISRPDPVSNNPVAKETGGLSGKPLLSLSNNILKEMYLLTRGKIPLIGCGGISSGEDAYRKIRAGATLVQLYTAFAYGGPALIPQIKAELAECLERDGFKSIIEAVGADYR; encoded by the exons atgGCAGCTTGGAAAATTTTGAGAGATTTTTCATACAGAAGAGTAATTTCATCGACACTCGGACGCTCCAGGCATTGcttctcctcctcctcctcctcctcttctGCTGCGTACGCCACCCCGAAAATCCCTCACTTTTCCAAACGA GGGAGATTATTGACGGGAGCCACCACCTTAGGTCTGGTTATAGCTACTGGAGCTTATGTGAGTACCGTGGACGAAGCAACTTTCTG TGGCTGGCTATTCTCGGCTACAAAACTTGTCAACCCATTCTTTGCTCTTCTAGATGCTGAAGTTGCTCACACACTAGCTGTCTCAGCCGCTGCTCGCGGATGGGTTCCAAGGGAGAAAAGGCCTGACCCGGCGATTTTAGGGCTGGAAGTTTGGGGAAGGAAGTTCTCCAACCCTTTAGGTCTTGCTGCTGGTTTTGATAAAAATGCTGAAGCTGTTGAAGGTCTACTTGGGTTGGGTTTTGGCTTCGTAGAGGTTGGTTCTGTAACCCCTGTTCCACAAGAGGGTAATCCAAAGCCACGTATCTTCAGATTGCGTCAGGAAGG TGCTATAATCAATCGATGTGGCTTTAATAGTGAAGGCATTGTTGCTGTTGCGAAGCGTTTGGGTGCCCAGCATGGTAAGAGGAAGTTGGATGAAACTTCACGCACTTCATCGTCCCCCAATGATGAAGTTAAAGCTGGGGGTAAAGCTGGCCCTGGCATTCTTGGAGTCAATATTGGAAAAAATAAGACTAGTGAAGACGCTGCTGCAGATTATGTACAAGGGGTTCATACATTATCCCAGTATGCTGATTACTTG GTCATTAATGTTTCATCTCCAAATACGCCAGGATTGCGTATGCTTCAgggaagaaaacaattaaaagaccTTGTAAAGAAG GTTCAAGCTGCTCGTGATGAAATGCAATGGGGTGAGGAGGGTCCGCCACCACTGCTTGTGAAAATTGCTCCAGACTTGTCCAAGGAAGACCTTGAGGATATTGCTGCA GTTGCTGTTGCACTCCGCTTAGATGGATTG ATCATATCAAATACAACTATTTCAAGACCAGATCCTGTCAGTAACAACCCAGTGGCTAAGGAAACTGGTGGTTTAAGCGGGAAACCTCTGTTGAGTTTGTCAAACAATATCTTAAAGGAGATGTATCTCTTGACAAGG GGAAAGATTCCTCTAATTGGCTGCGGGGGTATTAGCAG TGGAGAGGATGCTTACAGAAAGATACGAGCTGGAGCAACTCTTGTTCAGCTTTACACAGCATTTGCCTATGGGGGACCAGCTCTTATTCCTCAAATAAAG GCTGAACTGGCTGAGTGCCTAGAAAGAGATGGTTTTAAGTCTATCATTGAGGCAGTAGGTGCAGATTACAGATAA
- the LOC102623087 gene encoding non-specific lipid-transfer protein A-like, with protein MKKGGAVISMLVVFAMVQLLAAKPGEAAITCGQEDSSLASCIPYLMGGGNPAAACCDGLKNLKAITPTTADRRAACDCVKAAAARNPNIKENAASSLPSKCGVQIDIPISKTTNCANIN; from the exons ATGAAGAAGGGTGGTGCTGTTATCTCAATGCTGGTGGTGTTCGCCATGGTTCAATTATTGGCTGCGAAGCCAGGAGAGGCTGCTATTACTTGTGGGCAAGAAGACTCATCATTGGCGTCTTGCATTCCTTACTTGATGGGCGGGGGAAATCCAGCGGCTGCCTGCTGTGATGGGTTGAAGAATCTCAAGGCCATAACTCCCACCACTGCTGACAGACGTGCAGCGTGCGACTGTGTTAAGGCAGCTGCTGCTCGCAACCCCAACATCAAAGAAAATGCAGCCTCTTCACTTCCTTCCAAGTGTGGTGTTCAAATTGACATTCCCATCTCCAAAACCACTAATTGTGCCAA CATAAACTAA